A single region of the Sorghum bicolor cultivar BTx623 chromosome 7, Sorghum_bicolor_NCBIv3, whole genome shotgun sequence genome encodes:
- the LOC8080849 gene encoding dnaJ homolog subfamily C member 2: MEFIDPWDSQTRARVVHSGANSTSFSSTTTAKAPLSLPHAASCAAAAVALLAAAYYLPAAYQILSSLLIWIASSLLLAPFAPSWATGGDISVGRGRVVPAPEPAPEPVSEPTPAPRRGRRQNPAPTPTKPSDPVTPPVQSAASLHPLQKATAAGGAVVDGGEREEDAGEWTDQDLELLRRQMVKHPAGEPQRWEKIAAVFGGRRTPESVIRAAKSGAPAAGGSSFDQFLRKRKPLDPRAEAADIGDNAGGAESADAAWTAGDDRALLNALKEFPKDTAMRWEKVAASVPGKTKAACMKRVTELKRDFRSTKTASETAS; encoded by the coding sequence ATGGAGTTCATCGACCCCTGGGACTCCCAGACCCGCGCCCGCGTCGTCCATTCCGGCGCCAACTCCACTTCCttctcctccaccaccaccgccaaaGCACCCCTCTCCCTCCCGCACGCCGCATcgtgcgccgccgcggccgtcgcGCTCCTCGCCGCCGCGTACTACCTCCCCGCGGCCTACCAGatcctctcctctctcctcaTATGGATCGCTTCCTCCCTGCTCCTCGCCCCCTTCGCGCCCTCCTGGGCCACTGGCGGCGACATCTCCGTCGGCCGAGGCCGCGTCGTCCCCGCTCCAGAACCGGCCCCAGAACCCGTCTCGGAACCCACGCCCGCCCCCCGTCGCGGCCGTCGCCAGAACCCGGCCCCGACTCCCACAAAGCCCTCAGATCCGGTCACTCCTCCCGTCCAGTCGGCTGCATCGCTGCATCCGCTGCAGAAGGCGACGGCTGCGGGTGGAGCCGTCGTGGACGGCGGCGAGAGGGAGGAGGACGCCGGCGAGTGGACCGACCAAGACCTGGAGCTCCTCCGGCGGCAGATGGTGAAGCACCCGGCCGGTGAGCCCCAGCGCTGGGAGAAGATCGCCGCGGTGTTCGGCGGCCGCCGCACGCCCGAGAGTGTCATCCGGGCGGCGAAGTCGGGCGCCCCCGCGGCGGGAGGAAGCTCGTTTGACCAGTTCCTACGCAAGCGGAAGCCGCTCGATCCGAGGGCCGAGGCTGCTGACATTGGGGACAATGCCGGAGGCGCCGAGAGTGCGGACGCCGCTTGGACCGCCGGGGATGACAGGGCCTTGCTGAACGCGCTCAAGGAGTTCCCCAAGGACACTGCAATGAGGTGGGAGAAGGTGGCGGCCTCTGTACCCGGGAAGACTAAGGCCGCGTGCATGAAGAGGGTCACTGAGCTCAAGCGAGACTTCAGGAGCACCAAGACGGCATCGGAGACAGCATCTTAA
- the LOC8069634 gene encoding tobamovirus multiplication protein 2A translates to MACRGFFECVLKLLNLVVMAVGLAMVGYGAYLLVMWLQVAPPLPPPAPSPAPSGGDLVRLGRPLLLLVDASLSDSDGTAERLSSAWFIFAFIGVGAILFITSIFGCAGARNGCCLSIYSFLIILFILVELGAGGFIFFNHSWKEVIPVDKTGNFDMMYSFLKENWRIAKWVALGAVVFEALLFTVAIIVQSGNQADYDSDDEYIGARSGIRQPLVNQQAAATDPRVPNLDYRPIRNDAWSQRMREKYGVDSFDPNRFQQATISPGEQRNRCTIL, encoded by the exons ATGGCGTGCCGGGGCTTCTTCGAGTGCGTCCTCAAGCTGCTCAACCTCGTCGTCATGGCGGTCGGGCTCGCTATGGTGGGCTACGGCGCCTACCTGCTCGTGATGTGGCTGCAGGTCGCGCCGCCGCTCCCGCCGCCCGCGCCGTCGCCGGCGCCCAGCGGCGGCGACCTCGTGCGGCTCGGGAGGCCGCTGCTGCTCCTTGTCGATGCGTCCCTGTCGGACTCGGATGGGACCGCGGAGAGGCTCTCCAGTGCCTG GTTTATTTTTGCTTTCATTGGTGTCGGTGCTATACTCTTCATCACATCGATCTTTGGTTGTGCTGGAGCTAGAAATGGATGCTGCCTGTCTATT TACTCATTCCTCATTATTTTGTTCATACTGGTCGAGCTTGGTGCAGGAGGCTTCATTTTCTTCAACCATAGTTGGAAAGAG GTCATCCCAGTTGACAAAACTGGAAACTTTGACATGATGTACAGCTTTTTGAAAGAGAATTGGAGAATTGCAAAATGGGTTGCACTTGGAGCTGTTGTATTTGAG GCATTGTTGTTCACTGTGGCTATCATAGTACAGTCGGGGAATCAAGCTGATTATGACAGTGACGATGAGTACATCGGCGCAAGGTCTGGAATACGGCAGCCGTTGGTGAATCAGCAAGCTGCTGCCACTGATCCTAGGGTGCCCAATCTCGACTACCGCCCAATCCGGAATGACGCATGGAGCCAAAGAATGAGAGAAAAG TACGGGGTGGACAGCTTTGATCCGAACAGGTTTCAACAGGCCACGATATCTCCAGGAGAACAAAGAAACCGATGCACCATTCTCTGA
- the LOC8069635 gene encoding protein LSD1, translating to MPVPLAPYPTPPVPFTPPNGAQSQLVCTGCRNLLMYPAGATSVCCAVCSTVTAVPAPGTEMAQLVCGGCHTLLMYIRGATSVQCSCCHTVNLAMEANQVAHVNCGNCRMLLMYQYGARSVKCAVCNFVTSVGASPGAEQKPSS from the exons ATGCCGGTTCCCCTTGCCCCGTATCCGACTCCTCCGGTGCCATTCACGCCGCCTAATG GGGCCCAAAGCCAGCTTGTCTGCACCGGGTGCCGGAATCTCCTCATGTATCCAGCTGGTGCGACGTCTGTCTGCTGTGCCGTTTGCAGCACCGTCACTGCCGTGCCGGCTCCAG GAACTGAGATGGCACAGTTAGTTTGTGGAGGATGCCACACTCTCCTGATGTACATACGTGGTGCGACTAGTGTACAATGTTCTTGCTGCCACACCGTTAACCTGGCTATGGAAG CAAATCAAGTTGCGCATGTAAACTGCGGGAACTGCCGTATGCTGCTCATGTACCAGTATGGAGCTAGGTCTGTGAAATGCGCAGTCTGCAATTTTGTGACATCAGTTGGG GCCTCACCTGGTGCAGAGCAGAAGCCCAGCAGCTGA